A single genomic interval of Verrucomicrobiota bacterium harbors:
- a CDS encoding D-Ala-D-Ala carboxypeptidase family metallohydrolase: MKNIEPADQALETRFFFTRRGSLKVGLLGSAGLFLPHSAQAFFFQSHPEVRLPDTWKKRLGSRGQQYANFLGSLKLKNVTPYQVLYPHLKTRGKVANSVPPKRLWKNIRETLQVTDKLAGILRLPVKEVVSAYRSPRYNSACRGKSRSLHMENKALDLKFDCSSWRVAKAARLMREKGHFEGGVGYYRNFVHVDTRGSNVDW; the protein is encoded by the coding sequence GTGAAAAATATCGAACCCGCCGATCAGGCCTTAGAAACGCGTTTTTTCTTCACCCGGCGAGGTTCTCTCAAAGTGGGGCTTTTGGGCTCGGCTGGGCTCTTTCTCCCTCACTCCGCTCAAGCATTTTTTTTCCAGTCCCATCCGGAAGTTCGCTTGCCTGACACTTGGAAGAAAAGATTGGGTTCGCGCGGCCAACAATACGCCAATTTTCTGGGGAGCCTCAAGCTCAAGAACGTCACTCCCTACCAAGTTCTTTATCCTCACCTGAAAACCCGCGGGAAGGTCGCCAATTCCGTCCCTCCGAAGCGCCTTTGGAAAAATATCCGGGAGACCCTCCAGGTGACGGACAAGTTGGCCGGCATTCTCCGACTCCCGGTAAAGGAGGTCGTTTCGGCCTACCGCAGTCCCCGCTACAATTCGGCTTGCCGAGGCAAGTCCCGGTCCCTGCACATGGAGAACAAGGCGCTCGATCTCAAATTCGATTGCTCATCCTGGAGGGTGGCCAAAGCCGCTCGGCTTATGAGGGAGAAAGGACACTTCGAGGGCGGGGTCGGCTACTACCGAAACTTCGTCCACGTGGACACCCGCGGGAGCAACGTGGATTGGTGA